A region of the Halanaerobiaceae bacterium ANBcell28 genome:
ATTGAGCTTAGACGAACAGGAAAACAATATGCAGGATCGGCTAACTCAGCTTTTTTAAATAATTCTATGCTTTGCTCTTCCTCTCCCAGAAGGAAATAATAATAACCTGTATAGTAATAGAGTAATGGATAAATCTCATCACCATCATTAAGATTATTATCTTTAAGCTTATTATCAAGAAGCTTATTATCAAGGCTTTTCTCAACTTTCTTATCTAGATTATTTAGAACACTATTTATCCTTCTCTCTAATAATTCAATAGCCTCTGCATAGAATCCTCCTTCTGAATAATCTAAAGCAGTTTCCAAATAATTATGATAGCTATCTCTCATAATTTCTATCAGTTCAGCTTCAAAATATTCAGCTTTTTCCTTCTTTTCTATTCTATATATATTGTAAAGCTCATTACGGGCTAAAAAATCTAGTCTATCTATCTCAAGAGTTTCTTTAGCTACCTTCTCAGCTTCAAGTAATTTACCCATTTTTCTCAAAAGAATAGTTTTTAGATTTCTAGCTTTAGTATTATGGTAATTTCTAATAATGGATTTATTCGTAAATTCTAAAGCCTGAGAATAATCCCCTTTCCTACTGGCTAGCAAAGCTAAATGATAGAATCCACTATGCTGCCATTCATCTGACCATACCGATTTATAAAAGGCAGAATATGCCTCTTCTTCCTTACCCTGTATTTCAAGAGTCAGACCTAGATTAAAATAAGCCTCGCCATCATAAGGGTTTGGATTTTTCCAGGTCAATTTCTCAATTGCCTTACGAAAATATTTTTCACTTTCTGCAAATAGACCTCGCTTATATAATAACTTGCCATAAGCATTATTAATCCTTATATCTTCAGGGTCTCTTTTTAAACCCTCTAGATAATAATCATCTGGCTGATAAGTAGCATGCCTGTATTGCTCCAGATGAAGTCCAGTTAAAAACAACTCTTCATTTGTTTTTATCTCCTCTGGCTCTAAAGCCGCTTCCGCTGGGTCAGGAGTCTCTAAGATTTCCCTTGACGCTGGCTGATAGTCAATTATTAACTTATCATCTGCATCATATACTGCCAGCTTATATTCCTCTTCTGGAATCTCTTTAAGTATTTTTATCTCATTATTATAAGCCTTTTCAGGAGAGATATCTATCTTTTCTTCAAAAATATCCTCTCCTTTAGCACTTAATACTACTCTTAATCCTTTGAAAACAGAAGTAGCATATAGAGATATCCTAGCAGTATCATCATTGAGATGATCCTTTTTCTTATTAAATTCTAAATTCAATAAAACATCAATATTTGCATTCTTTACTTCAGCTACTTCCTTATATGGCATAAAGTACTGCTTAAAGGTTTTTTCCTCATAAGGTTTCAGCCAGGTAAAATCAGGTTGATTATCTGTATAAACTCCTGTCATCAATTCAATATATGGTCCATCTTCATCTGTTAGACTTCTTTCCCATCTCTCACCAAAATCCCCATTACCCCAGGTCCATTGTTTCTTGCCAGGTGAAATATGGTGATCAGCTACATGTAATATTCCAGCTTCTTTTCCATAATCATAGCCTCCAACAAAGTCATAATCAGATTTATAGGCCATATAAGAAGTCGGAACAGGAATATTTTTATACATAGAAATATCTACACCTGCAGAGTAATCAGCCTTATAATATTCCCCCGTAGCTATAGGGAATTTGGAAACATCTCTTTTCCCATGATCAAAGACAGCATTTACATCTGGAGGGAAAACTGATTTGTACTGATCGTTTACTGCTACAGCCGGATTAGCCCACCAAAGAAAAGTCTGAGAGCTTGATGTCCGATTATATAACTGGCCTCTTATCTCCAAATAGGCCTTATCTGGATATAGTACAAGTCCGGCCATTCCCTTAGTACCATACATCCTGTCAATCTCACCTAGCCATAGAACCTTGCTTCCATCCTCCTTTTCCTCCATAAAATACTCTACAGGAGAAAAAGTTCTAGGTCTATGATGTTGAGGCCAGTTGAATTCAATCCCACCTGATATCCAGGGCCCTCTTAAGCCAACTAATGCTGGCTTAATAACCTGATTGTAGTAAACAAAGTCATAATCATTTGTCTTATCATAAGCCCTTTGTATTCTTCCTCCTAATTCAGGTAAAACTTCTATTCTTAAATACTTATTCTCTAAATAAACCACCTTATATTTTTTCATTATCTTTTCATCATATATCTTATCAATAAATGGAAGAGGATAAACCTTACCAGAACTACCTTGATAAACACGTTTTTCTAAAAACATTGGATTTTTATCAGGCTCACCAAGTGGATATGTAGGTATTTCTACCTCCTCTTCCCAAAGCTTCACAAAATTTTCTTCACTCATTGTAATCACTCCTTCTTATTTATTATATTGGTCAAACTTTACAAATAAATTTAACCCATAAAACCTGCTTAAGCATGACAGTTTCGACAGCCTAATACCGCAAACCTTCAGCTCATTTCTTTGAGCTGACAGCTATACTCTGGCTTTAGTTCAAGCGATATCAAACGACAGGCTTTTCCTTCTATAAAAACTGGCTCTTTTTCCAGATAAATTTCATCATCTTTATAAAGAGGGTTTATTTTAATCCTTATATCTCCATCAGCCAGCTTATCCTTAAATCTTTTCAATCCTATCTTCCAGACCCGACCATTATAGAAGCAATCTGCACTCAATTTATCGTTTATATATAGCTCTGCTGAATCACCTGCAAAATTTACTTCCAAAAACAAATCGTTTAAGCCCTGCAAAGGCCTGTCAGATAAGTCTATTTTGTAGGATACACTTCTATCATCTATTTCTACTACCTTGTAATTAACATTGGTTTTTGCAAGTCTAAAAGACAATTTATAAGTAGCAAAAAAACTTTTTTCTAGAGCTACACTATCCTTCTCTATATCTTCTATAGCTATATTTTCTTTAACTTTAGTTTCTTTATCTATATCTCTTATAGCTAGCTGATCAATCTCAATATCACTTATCTTGCTTATCTCAGCACCATCACTTTTCTCTACTTTTTTAATATCAGGATAAACCTTAAACTCTAGATTCTCTTCTTCACTATTTACAATCAGATTATCACCATCACTAAAAAAATCAGCTTTACCAATAAATAGTCTTTCACTCCCAGCGAAACTAAACTTCCAGGCATTTAAAGCTTCTTCTTTAGATAATACAAAAACATCTACTATCCTACCGTTTTCCAGATAGAGTTGAACTTTTTGCTCAGTCCCTGCTCCTGTCAAAACTACTCTTATATCATTTTCTTTTTCCTCTATAGAACTATTATCTCCAAAAACTTCAATTTCCCTGATCCCTTCTCTAGCAAATAAAAATTCACTCTTTGCAAAACCTGGATTGAAAAAGAAATAAGAACTTGAGTCCTTATTTTCTAGTTTACACAAAGCTTGAACATTAGCAGAATATAGACGTGCTCCCCTTATGTTCATATTAAAAGGTAAAATCGCCCTAAGACCATCTATAATCTTCATATTGGAAAAAAGATAATCTCTCTCTTTTCCTTTCAGACTTATATTTACTTGCTCATGATCCCTTAATTCCAATCCCCTTTGATAATTATTTATAAATAGAAAACCAGAATCTCTATCCTTTTGATAACGAATGGCATAACGGATTTTTTCTATATCTTCTGCTGAAGATGGATTATCATCGGGAATAAATGTCTCTGTATAAGCCATCTCTTCCCCAAAATCCTCTAAAAAAAGATGCAATCTTTTCAAATAATGATAAGCTATCTGAGGCTTACCGTATTCCCCCAGTGGTGCTTGAAAGTCATAGGATAATACAGGTAAGTCATTATTATACCCTGTATCCGTTGATTCCTGTAGTGTAGACAATTTCCCCTCTGGATTAGTACCACCATGATACATATAATAGCCTAGCAAATTTGCTCCTGAACCTAGTTTTACCAAAGACATAGCCTCAATATCATCACCACTCAAGAAAGGGCGGCGATGAGCAGTAATTTGATTCCCTCCTCCAAGTTCAGCAGTTGCATATGGATAATCCCCTACGGAAAAGCTGTACTCATCATCATCTTGCAGACTGCTAAGATCTGTCCCTATATTTGTATCATCTTTAACAGTATCAAAAACAAAATTAGGGTTAGGAGGCATTTTCTCACTATGTTGGGCCCAGGGGGTTGAAGCATAGGCACCATATACAGGCAACATTTCTCCTTCCACCAGGACAGCGCCACCCCAGGCTGTTGATGTATAAAAAGGGACATCAAAGCCTATTTCAACTGCCATTTCTTTTAACTTATTCATATGCTCCAGACCTTTTTGACCGGAATATCCCCCACAATGTCCATATTCATTTTCTATCTGAATGCCAATAATAGGACCACCATCTTTAGCAAGAAAACCTTCTGCCTGCTGATATATCTCCTGATAGAATCTCTTCACATATGCAAGATATTCAGAATCATTACTGCGCAAATCAATATCTTTACTCAATAACCAATCAGGAAAACCCCCATTACGACATTCTCCATGTGCCCAGGGACCAATTCGTAAAACCAGGGGCATTTGCTGCTTAGCGCATAATTTTATAAAATCCCGTAAATTACGACAGTCTTTCCAGTCGTACTCCCCTTTAATTTCTTCATGATGAATCCAGAAAATATAAGAAGCTAAAATTTGCACACCGCCAGCTCTGGCCTTTAAGATTGATTCCTCCCAGTACTCCTTAGGGTAACGAGAATAGTGCATTTCCCCCATAATAGGAAAATAGCCTTTATCATTCACCGTAAAATAATGACTGTTTACTCCCAATTTAGAATCAGCAAAAGTTCCTGTGAATTGAGCTAGCTCTTTTATTTCTCTAGCTTTGAAATTTTTTTTCAAATCAAGTGTTAGATTTATCATATCTCGCATTCACCTCTGTATTCTCCCTTATTTTCCTCTCTATAAGCATTCAATATCGGCAAAGCCTTTCCATCAAAATTAAAGAGTGTAGTATTAGCAACAACATTGGCTGCTACCTGCTGAACTCTCCCCTTTTCTTTATCTTCTGCAATCATGGCCCAACCTACACCTTCTTGCTCAATCATAATCGGGTCCCAATATAAACTGCCAAGAATATAATTGCCCTCTTCTTTCCTTATAGCATTAAATAAATTTAGCATAAAATCTTTCTGCCCCTGTGGTGATGCTGGATATGGGGCAGGTCCGGTATCTTTTAACTGTCCAGGACTCCCATCAGGCAAAGTAGGATTCCAATTATAAGCTGTTTCCATAATCATAATTGGCTTGCCAAACTTTTTCCCTATCTCAGTAAACCAGGGCACTACTTCCTCAATATTTTTTCTTGACCAGAAAAGATAATATTTATCACTTTACTATTAATATATACTCATTAATACTAAAAAACAATGGAATTTATAATATATTAGATGGACAATCTTATTATTTTAATTGAAAAATGTAAAGTCATGTATTATAATTTAGCTATGAATACTAAAAGAAAAAAAGACGGCTTTAAAAATCAAAAATTGTTTGTTATACCGGAAGATATTACTAAGGAAGTATCCAGGCATCCTTTAGGGGAAGACTTGCTAATTACAGATATTGGTTACTTCCCTGATGCACAATATCATTATCGGGAGAGAAAAGAAGGAAGCCAGCAGCATATTTTAATATATTGTCTTAGTGGTAGTGGATTTGTTAGAATAAATAATAAAGAAGAGAAAATCAAAGAAAATTCACTCATATTCCTTCCCGCCAATATGCCTCACGCCTATGGTGCAGATAAAGATAAACCCTGGGATATATACTGGGCTCACTTTGCTGGTAAAAAATCTAATTATTATTATTGGCAAAAAGAAGGGGAAATAGCTCAACTGTCTATTGATAAGATACCTACAATCACTCAGCTCTTTGATTCTATTTTTGAAAATCTAAAAAAAGGTTATACTCTCAAAAACATAATACATTCCTCTCATATCTTTACCCATATTTTATCTGTATTTTTTTGTTTTAATAATAGGGATAATACAGAAGATAAACAGGCCAGACTAATTAATGAAATAATCAAATATATGCAAAAAAACCTAAATAGGAATTTAAGTCTCCAGGAACTAGCGGAACTAAGCAAGCTGTCAATAAGCCACTTGAGTATGGTTTTCCAGCAAAAAACCGGCAAGAGCCCTATGGACTACTTTACCGGTCTTAAAATACAGCAAGCCTGTCGCTATTTAGATTTAACAGATAAAAAGATTAAAGAGATTTCTATCTTAATAGGATATAGTGATCCCTATTACTTTTCTCGAGTTTTCAAGAAAGTAATGGGTATTTCCCCTAGTAAATATAGAAGAATTAAGAAAGGATAATTCTGTATATTTTTAATATTAGGTAAAGCCACTCTCGTATAGAGTGGCTTTACCAGTGTTAAAATCCTTGATTCCTAGTACATATCAGGAAAGACCTTACTTCCGTCCTCACCAATCCAATACATATTAGGTTTAAGCGGCTCAGGCATACCATGACCAATAAAAAAACTTGGATGTGGAGGTTGATTGTATGCCACATTTTGCCAGGCGATAGCCAGTCTATACTGCGGATCATGCATTAAAGTATATATTCTGTGTTCTGTTAAATCTGTAGTAGTATATACCCTTAAAGCGCTACTATCTTCTGTTCTCCAGATTACTTCTTCTCTCCAATCTCCCAAAAGATCTGCTTGAATTACTGGATTTCCCTTAGTCCAGTTGTTTGATCTAGTACCTTCTGCTGTCAGTATATTAACTAATTCATAATTTTCATAATCCCATTTATCAATCTTTCCAATTCCATAATTCCCATACCAGTTATGATCTAAAAGTTCTCTTAATAGATCTCCATCCCACCAGATGGCAAAATTAATTGATTGGGGAATCTGTCCTGCTTTTGGATGATCTTCTGGGATAATTTTTTCTCCCTGAGCACTTAGAAAATTACCATGGCTATCCTGCCAATGTTCATTTACTGCCCAGACTTCTGCTCCAGGAAATCGAGGATCAATATCTGCTGCTAATCCTCTACCTACATCTGTTCCAGTCCATTCTCCAAAGATTAATTCCCCTGTATCTGCATCAGCAAATTCTACACCAACTGGTGAAGTAACCCATTCATGAACCTGGAATATTTCTAGACCTGGTCTTGAAGGATCAAAATTGCTTAAATGAGCAGCATCTCCATGTCCTAAACCTGAAGTCCATCTCCCTGTTCCGTCACTATTAAGAACCATTGAACCATAAACAATTTCATCATAGCCATTTCCGTCTACATCAGCAATGATCAGGCTGTGATTCCCCTGTCCTGCATATGCTTCATTTCCAGGATCATCACTATCAAAAATCCAGCGTTCCTGTATCTGCCCATCTCTCCAATCATAGGCTGCTAATACAGTTCTGGTATAATAACCACGGGCCATAATAAAGCTTGGTCTTTCTCCATCTAAATAGGCAACTCCAGCTAAGAAACGATCTACACGATTCCCATAATTATCTCCCCAGGTAGCTACATTTCCTCTTGGTGGATAGTAATCCGTTGTTTCCAGGATAGTTCCAGTCAAGCCATCAAATACTGTCAGATATTCAGGCCCAGCTAAAATATAGCCATTACGATTTCGCCAATCTGCCTCTGGATCTCCAATCACTGTTCCAGCTGCATCAGTAGTTCCATCAGCTGTCTTTACTACCATTTCTGCCCTTCCATTTCCATCAAAATCATAGACCAAAAATTGTGTATAGTGGGCACCTGCTCGAATATTTCTTCCTAAATCAATTCTCCACAGCTTTGTACCATCTAATGTATAGGCATCAATATAGACATTTCCTGTATATCCAGCATGAGAATTATCCTTAGAGTTCGACGGATCCCATTTCAGTATAATCTCATAATTACCATCACCAGTTAAATCAGCAACACTGGCATCATTAGCATGGTATACATATCTTACACCATCTGGTGTTCTTCCCCCTTCTGGTCGTTGAATGGGAATATCCATATATTGCTCTGCCCAGACAGTAACAGTTTCAGAAGCCTCCTGCTCTTCCCCATTGATAATTGCTTTCACATAATAGTTTGCTTCTAAGTTTCCTTCTGTATCTATATAATTTGTACTAGAGCTAATAAGCTCATTATTTACTTTTTCTCCATCACGATAAAGATTAAAAGCAATAGAGTCTGGCTCATAGCCAAACATCCTCCAGCCAAGATAAACCCCATCTTCTATCTTAACTGCTACCAGTCCCCGATTAATATTTTCCATTTGTCGATAATACACTTTTTCTATTGATGTTTCTATTACTTCAGAGTCTGCTGATATTCCCCCAGCATTTACTGCTACAATTTTATAATAATATGGAATACTTGTAACTATCTCATCTCTATAATGATTACTACTTGTTTCCGCTATTTTTTCGTAATCAATTATATTACCATCTCTATCTAATCTTCTAGCTCTATATACATAATATAATAAGGCATCTTCTACATCAGACCAGGATAAGTCAATAGCATATTCTTCAATATCTACCAAACTAAGATCTGAAGGCGCATCAGGCCTAGTTACTCCTTCATCTTGCATAGTAATAAGAATAGAATCACTCATTGTTGTTTCTACTGTATCAGAAATGACTATTGAGACTGCATATTTATATCTAGAATCTATTTCCACTGTCTCATCAAGGTATTCAGCCACTTCTGTACTGGCGATCTTTTCGAAACTAATGTTTCCTTCTAACTTACGATAGACATTATAATAGCTTGCATCCTGATACTCATCCCAGGCCAAAGTTAAGGAAGTTTCTCCTGTGAAATTTTTCTCCCTAGCAAACAATCCACTTGCCTGTATAATTTCATATTCTGCTTGCTCAATTATACTTTTTATACTTTCTGAGGAAAGGGCTCTGTTATAGATACGCAAATCATCTATCATTCCCTGGAAAGGAGTATCCCAATGATTTACACCCAGGGCAAAGTATGATTGATCAGCATTATCAAAAACTGCCGGATAATCACTACCTTCATATTCAAGAATACCATCAACAAAAAGAGAAACATCCCCTTTATCAACTGTAAAAGCTATATGCTTCCAGTGTTTTGCTGGCAGTTCCACCTGAGTACTAGCATTATTATAATGGCCGCCACTTGGTAATCCTGCCCATAATGAAAGCATTTCATGACCCCAGCGCTCCGGCACTAAACTAATCCAATTTTCACTATCTACTGCCCCAAAAAAAATGGTAGTATGATGTGTAAATCTTTCAGCATGCATCCAGAAAGACACAGTAAATCTATCATTCTCAATTAGATTATCTGCTAAACGAACTCCAGATCTGCTATCAAGTACAAGTGCCTGTCCGTTTTCTGTTGCTGCATAATTAGCTTCTCGACCTTCTAATATATTATTAATACGATTTCCAGTCACTTTTCCTGCTTCAAAATTACCTGTAGTATCCTCTAGATCTCCATTAAACATGAAATGAGCTAGAAGATAATCCTCACTCTCTGCCGCAATTACTTCCTGCATTTGAAGTCCATAATATCCTGCTAAAAGCGAACATAAAATCACTAAAATAAATATTGCTGAATTTTTTGAAAAATTTTTAAGCAAATAAACCCCTCCTAATTACTTTGATAAAACTTCTCCATTATAAATATATACCTAAAAAATTTATAATACAATGGATTTTATATTTTATTTAATGGACTATCTTCTTATTGCAGGAGGTACCACATATTTATCTATTAATGATTAACAAAAGCTTGCACACCATACAAAAACTCCCGTCACTTTATAAAAGCAACGAGAGTTTTTTATGTGAGATCTAACTTTCATTAAAACTGATACTAGAACACACTTTATTTATTCTATACCTGCATTTATTGTAAGCTGTATGCTTAATAGAAAAGCGAAAAGCAAATACTAAAAAAAACGTTAAATATTTTTTTAACATAATAACACCTCCGAAATAATTATCACCAACTTACTCCTAATCATTATACTTGTACTCTTACTATTATAAAAATTTCTACCTTAACCCCTTATATACTAAAGAAAAATAAAAAGTAATCCGACAGGAACCATACCTACACAAAACAAGATATAATATATTTTTTGTTCTCTTTTCTTTACTTGATCATCAATTCTGTTTCCGTTATTTACTAAGCACACAAGTACTAAAAGACTGCTGTCATGACAGCAGTCTTTTATCTCTGCATTATATATTTATTTTTTTACTCCCATAATAGAAAAAGAATATTCATATTTTCTACCTGAAGGTAGAGTGTACTCAGGGTGAGTTTTGGCACCCCAACTGTCATCCCCACCTACACCCATCTGCTTATAATTTACCCTGACTACCACCTTATCACTTTCTGGTAGTTTATAAGGATGGTCATTTTCTTCAAGCTCATCTGCAGTATATGGCAGTACATTTACTTCTAATAATGGATCACCCTTAATTTTAAGAGCAGTATCACCATTTTCAATCTGAAACCACCTTACTCCAGTTTTATTAGCACATTCCTGTGGCCTAATATATGGTACAAACTGTTCTTCTACCTTTCCAGAATACAGGCCAATTTTAGCTCCCTCAGCACGATCCCAATAATTTTCATGAGGGCCTTTCCCATACCAGGAAATATCCTCAAAACTCTTATCCATCATAAAGAGCATGCCTATTTCAGGAATTTCTGGCAAGTCTTCAGCTGCTTCAAGAAGATATGACAGCTTTATTTGGCCATCATTATTTATCTGATAATCAATGTTTAGCTTAGAATTATTAAGTGCTGGGAAATTATATTTTGTTTTTAATCTAATCTTATCTTCTTCTACTAACTGTAAGTCTACTAACTCTCTTTCTTTTACAGCATTCTTCCATATGCTCGCTCTTTCATCCAATTTATTGCCTCGATCATTATCTGTCATTGCCCTCCAAAAGTTTGGCTCTATAGAGGATTTGAGTAATTCTACACCCTGATACTGATATAAACTTAGATTAGCCGTTTCCTTAGTAAAAGCTATTTTGAAATCATGACCCTCTATTACGAGAAGATCCTCCTTATCTTCAACACTTATTTCCTCAAGAGAAGTTTCTTGATAATCTTCATCCTCTTCTTTTCCCTCTTCGGCAAGATAATTAACTGGGAAAACGAATTGTTCAAAAGCTATTTCGTGCCCAGCCTCTGCCCAATCGTTATCTTCTTTCACTTGAAAGCTAAGGGTCATAATATATTCACCTTGATTATCAGTAAGAATCTCAGCATCATAAGCTAGATTAATTACTGTAGATTTACCAGCTTCCAGTTCAAGATCTCTTTCACCTTTTTGTACAATCTCACCATCTTTACTGATATTCCAGCAAAAATTATATTGATTCAAATTAGTAAAAAGAAAGTTGTTCTTTATTTCTATCTGACCCTTTTCTAAATAATGAGCTTCCATCTTGATATTTTGATAACACTTTTTCACCTCGAAAATCTTAGGAGAAATACTTCTATCTGCAAATATAAGACCATTACCAGAGAAATTACCATCATTAGGGCTATCGCCAAAATCTCCTCCATAAGCCATATACTCAATTCCATCTTCTGTTTTCGTTCTAATAGCCTGGTCAATCCAATCCCAAATAAATGCTCCCTGTAAAACATCATATTTCTCAAACAAATCCCAGTATTTATGAAGATTACCACAGGAATTTCCCATAGCATGACTATATTCACAGAGAATGAAAGGCTTCTCAGGATTGTTTTTAGCATATTTCTCAATATCCCAAACCCTAGTATACATTTGACTTTCAATATCACTGGCTGCCTCTGACTCTCTAAAGTGGAAAACACCCTCATAATGAACAATTCTGCCAGGATCATTTTCCTTGAAGAAATCATGCATTTTTATAAAATTATCTCCACCAAAAGCTTCATTACCAAGTGACCAAATTAAGATAGAAGGATGATTTTTATCACGCTGAAACATAGAATTTGCTCTATCAAGTACTGCATCCCTCCATTCCTCTTTACTACCAGGAATAGCTCCACCTTCTTCTTTTTGGCCATAGGACCAAGTACCATGTGTTTCAAGATTCACTTCATCTATAACATACAATCCATATTCATTACAAAGTTCATACCACAGAGGATTATTGGGATAATGAGAAGTTCTAACAGCATTAATATTATATTTTTTCATTAATTTAATATCTGCTAGCATGTCTTCATAACTTACAGACCTACCTCTATCACAATTAAACTCATGTCTATTAACACCTTTAAATGTAATAATCTTACCATTAAGCTTCATCAAACCATCTTCTATTCTGAAATCTCTAAAACCAATCTTAGTACTTTGCGTTTCTATTATATAGCCATCACTATCCTTAACGAGCAATACAAGTTTATAAAGATTAGGAAATTCAGCACTCCACTTCAAAGGATTTTTAATCTTTCTTTCCAGACAAATTTCTTTCAACTTATTATCTTTTAAAGAAAACTCCTTTTGTAATGCTTCCTTGAAAACTAAGTTTTCATCTTTATCATATAATAAGACCTCAAAAAGCAGGCCAGAGTATTCTTTTTCAAAGTAATTCTTTATGCTAGCATCAATAGTTAAGACAGAATCCTGATAATCTTCATCAAAAGATGTCTTTACAAAATAATCATAGATATGTATCTCTGGAGTAGAATATAAAAATACATCTCTAAAAATACCACTTAAACGCCAAAAATCCTGATCTTCTAACCAACTAGCATCACACCATCTATAAACTTCAACAGCTAAAGTATTCTCGCCCTCTTTCAAATATGGAGTCAAGTCAAACTCTGCTGGTGTAAAGCTGTCTTCACTATATCCTAGAAATTCTCCATTTAACCAGAGATAAAAAGCAGACTCTACTCCCTGAAAATTAATAAATACAGGCTGATCCTGCCATTTATCTGGAACTTGAAATTTTTTTATGTAAGATCCTACTGGATTATATTCCACTGGAGCAAAAGGAGGCTCTACTTCTTCATTCCCCTGCCAGGGATATGTAACATTCGTGTATTGAGGATAGTCATATCCCTGAAACTGCCAGTGAGAAGGCACCTCAATTTCATCCCAATTACTATAATCAAAATTAGCTTTATAAAAATCTTTGACACGACTAGCAGGATTCTCAGCAAAAGAGAACTTCCACTTGCCATTTAAGGATTGATAATACTCGGATTCTATTCTTTCTCCTTTTAATGCATCTTTAACATTATCATACGGCATTAAAGTAGCATGA
Encoded here:
- a CDS encoding DUF5107 domain-containing protein, with the protein product MSEENFVKLWEEEVEIPTYPLGEPDKNPMFLEKRVYQGSSGKVYPLPFIDKIYDEKIMKKYKVVYLENKYLRIEVLPELGGRIQRAYDKTNDYDFVYYNQVIKPALVGLRGPWISGGIEFNWPQHHRPRTFSPVEYFMEEKEDGSKVLWLGEIDRMYGTKGMAGLVLYPDKAYLEIRGQLYNRTSSSQTFLWWANPAVAVNDQYKSVFPPDVNAVFDHGKRDVSKFPIATGEYYKADYSAGVDISMYKNIPVPTSYMAYKSDYDFVGGYDYGKEAGILHVADHHISPGKKQWTWGNGDFGERWERSLTDEDGPYIELMTGVYTDNQPDFTWLKPYEEKTFKQYFMPYKEVAEVKNANIDVLLNLEFNKKKDHLNDDTARISLYATSVFKGLRVVLSAKGEDIFEEKIDISPEKAYNNEIKILKEIPEEEYKLAVYDADDKLIIDYQPASREILETPDPAEAALEPEEIKTNEELFLTGLHLEQYRHATYQPDDYYLEGLKRDPEDIRINNAYGKLLYKRGLFAESEKYFRKAIEKLTWKNPNPYDGEAYFNLGLTLEIQGKEEEAYSAFYKSVWSDEWQHSGFYHLALLASRKGDYSQALEFTNKSIIRNYHNTKARNLKTILLRKMGKLLEAEKVAKETLEIDRLDFLARNELYNIYRIEKKEKAEYFEAELIEIMRDSYHNYLETALDYSEGGFYAEAIELLERRINSVLNNLDKKVEKSLDNKLLDNKLKDNNLNDGDEIYPLLYYYTGYYYFLLGEEEQSIELFKKAELADPAYCFPVRLSSIPVLEKAIELSPANDKALYYLGNLYYDKKQYKKAVDLWEKSIKVNKEFPTVFRNLALAYYNKFNDSEKARAYLEKAFTLDRQDARVLFELDQLYKNIGVGHQDRLSFLEKNEGVLKERDDLYIEYISLYNNIGEFQKALDLLLNHSFHPWEGGEGKVTGQYRFACRELAKKAIKKREYSKGIELLERAKSYPENLGEGKLPISTDNDLDYYIGSTYLEMQEADKARVYLQKALEGADELGDMMYYNDQPADLVFYQALALKNLGEIEQAKAKFNKLYDYGEKHIFDEVKIDYFAVSLPDFLVFEADLEKKNKVHCHYLMGLGLLGLGDKERAKRELEKAHSLDINHQGVMVFLKKV
- a CDS encoding beta-galactosidase, producing MRDMINLTLDLKKNFKAREIKELAQFTGTFADSKLGVNSHYFTVNDKGYFPIMGEMHYSRYPKEYWEESILKARAGGVQILASYIFWIHHEEIKGEYDWKDCRNLRDFIKLCAKQQMPLVLRIGPWAHGECRNGGFPDWLLSKDIDLRSNDSEYLAYVKRFYQEIYQQAEGFLAKDGGPIIGIQIENEYGHCGGYSGQKGLEHMNKLKEMAVEIGFDVPFYTSTAWGGAVLVEGEMLPVYGAYASTPWAQHSEKMPPNPNFVFDTVKDDTNIGTDLSSLQDDDEYSFSVGDYPYATAELGGGNQITAHRRPFLSGDDIEAMSLVKLGSGANLLGYYMYHGGTNPEGKLSTLQESTDTGYNNDLPVLSYDFQAPLGEYGKPQIAYHYLKRLHLFLEDFGEEMAYTETFIPDDNPSSAEDIEKIRYAIRYQKDRDSGFLFINNYQRGLELRDHEQVNISLKGKERDYLFSNMKIIDGLRAILPFNMNIRGARLYSANVQALCKLENKDSSSYFFFNPGFAKSEFLFAREGIREIEVFGDNSSIEEKENDIRVVLTGAGTEQKVQLYLENGRIVDVFVLSKEEALNAWKFSFAGSERLFIGKADFFSDGDNLIVNSEEENLEFKVYPDIKKVEKSDGAEISKISDIEIDQLAIRDIDKETKVKENIAIEDIEKDSVALEKSFFATYKLSFRLAKTNVNYKVVEIDDRSVSYKIDLSDRPLQGLNDLFLEVNFAGDSAELYINDKLSADCFYNGRVWKIGLKRFKDKLADGDIRIKINPLYKDDEIYLEKEPVFIEGKACRLISLELKPEYSCQLKEMS
- a CDS encoding AraC family transcriptional regulator codes for the protein MDNLIILIEKCKVMYYNLAMNTKRKKDGFKNQKLFVIPEDITKEVSRHPLGEDLLITDIGYFPDAQYHYRERKEGSQQHILIYCLSGSGFVRINNKEEKIKENSLIFLPANMPHAYGADKDKPWDIYWAHFAGKKSNYYYWQKEGEIAQLSIDKIPTITQLFDSIFENLKKGYTLKNIIHSSHIFTHILSVFFCFNNRDNTEDKQARLINEIIKYMQKNLNRNLSLQELAELSKLSISHLSMVFQQKTGKSPMDYFTGLKIQQACRYLDLTDKKIKEISILIGYSDPYYFSRVFKKVMGISPSKYRRIKKG